A single region of the Aeromonas hydrophila subsp. hydrophila ATCC 7966 genome encodes:
- a CDS encoding helix-turn-helix transcriptional regulator, translating to MNASTDKILFLLKSHGPQSAAELGEQLQMTSMGARQHLMTLEADGWVSFNDEARGRGRPVRLWHLTEQAWQRFPDSHSELTLQLIDNIQQLFGEVGMERLIAQREQQQLARYQAELTQPALADRLAALTAQRTREGYMADFRQEEDGSWLLWESHCPICAAARACRGFCRSELEMFRRLLAPAGVEREQYLLEGDHRCLYRIRPQP from the coding sequence ATGAATGCCAGCACCGACAAGATACTGTTTCTGCTCAAGAGCCACGGGCCACAGAGCGCCGCCGAGCTGGGAGAGCAGTTGCAGATGACCTCCATGGGGGCTCGCCAACACCTGATGACGCTGGAGGCCGACGGCTGGGTGAGTTTCAACGACGAGGCCCGCGGACGCGGTCGACCAGTACGGTTGTGGCACCTCACCGAGCAGGCCTGGCAACGCTTCCCCGACAGCCACAGCGAACTGACGCTGCAGCTTATCGACAACATCCAGCAGCTGTTTGGCGAGGTGGGCATGGAGCGGCTGATCGCCCAGCGAGAGCAGCAGCAGCTGGCCCGCTATCAGGCCGAGCTGACCCAGCCGGCGCTGGCCGACCGGCTGGCGGCACTGACGGCGCAGCGCACGCGAGAGGGCTATATGGCGGATTTTCGCCAGGAAGAGGATGGCAGCTGGCTGTTGTGGGAGAGCCACTGCCCCATCTGCGCGGCGGCGCGGGCTTGCCGGGGTTTTTGTCGCAGCGAGCTGGAGATGTTTCGCCGCTTGCTGGCACCGGCCGGGGTGGAGCGGGAGCAGTATCTGCTGGAGGGGGATCACCGCTGCCTCTATCGCATCAGGCCGCAGCCCTGA
- a CDS encoding Lrp/AsnC family transcriptional regulator, which produces MLKLDRIDRHILELMQENGRISNLELAELVGLSPSPCSRRVKALEDAGLIDTHVTLLNARQLGLTLTAYIHISMDRHTPERFENFDRAISELPEVLECDLITGNDADYQLKVVVRDMEHYQHFLLDKLTHIPGVTGVRSSFVLRRIKHKTALPLNHLG; this is translated from the coding sequence ATGCTGAAACTTGATCGCATAGACAGGCATATTCTGGAGTTGATGCAGGAGAATGGCCGCATCAGCAACCTGGAGCTGGCCGAGCTGGTCGGGCTCTCCCCCTCCCCCTGCTCCCGCCGGGTCAAGGCGCTGGAGGATGCCGGTCTCATCGACACCCACGTCACCCTGCTCAACGCCCGCCAGCTGGGGCTGACCCTCACCGCCTACATTCACATCTCCATGGACCGGCACACCCCGGAGCGGTTCGAAAATTTTGACCGCGCCATCAGTGAGCTGCCCGAAGTGCTGGAGTGTGACCTCATCACCGGCAACGACGCCGACTACCAGCTCAAGGTGGTGGTGCGGGACATGGAACACTACCAGCACTTCCTGCTGGACAAGCTGACCCACATTCCGGGGGTGACCGGGGTGCGCTCCAGCTTCGTGCTGCGCCGGATCAAGCACAAGACGGCGCTGCCGCTCAACCATCTGGGCTGA